CTTCATCGCGCCCTTGCCGAGCTCTACAGGGCTGGAGGAGACGCCCTTCTGGAAGGACATGGTGAGCTTGTAGCCGCTGCCGCTCTTGACGCTCTTGATGTCGATCGGCGAGACGGCGCTCTTGTCCCCGATCGGCGTCTTGCACTGGTAGTTGACGTCCTGGACGGTGGCCTGCGCGGCGGGGGCGGCCATCAGCACCGCTGAGCCGCCGGCCAGGACGGTGGCGAGCGCGAGCGCGGCCGATTTTTTCGTGTGCGACACCTCGTTTGTCCCCTCATGCCGGTCGTGGCGTGCCGCGGTGCGGAGTTACCTGTGTTACTGACGGCACATCAGATTGGGCGCTCAAGGTACGCCCGGGACCTTGACGAGGGAAGACAAAAGACGCGCCGGATCCGTGATGATCCGACGCGCATACCAACAGGCGGTAACCGTGGGTAACAGCACTGGGCAGAGCCAGAGCTCCTCGACCCCCAGCCCCAGCCGCAACCACAGCCCCAACCGCAACCGCAACCCCAACCGCAGCCACAACCACGGCCGCAGTCCGTGCGTGAGTGAGTGCCCGCCGCCTACGCGGGCGCCCCCACCTCCGCCCAGACCGTCTTGCCCGCGACCCCCGGGCTGCGGACGACACCCCAGTCCAGGCAGAGCCGCTGCACGATGAACATGCCGTGCCCGCCGGGCCGCCCGGCGCGGTGCGGGGTACGCGGCGCGGGCTGTCCCGTACCGCGGTCGGAGACCTCGATGCGCAGCACCTTGCCGTCGGAGGACAGCCAGAGCTCGTCGGGGCCCTCGGCGTGCAGGCAGGCGTTGGTGACCAGCTCGGAGACGACGAGGAGCACGTCCTCGGCCGCCGCGCGCCGGTCTGCGCTCTCCGCGGGGAGCCAGCCCCACGCGTGAAGCGCCTCACGTGTGTAGTCACGGGCGAGCGGGACGATGCCGCTCGCGCCGTTCAGGCTCAGTCTGCGGACCTGCCGGGCGGCGGGCGCACCTGAGGCCCGCTCCGCGGGAGCGTCCGCGACTGCGGCCTCGGACTCCGGGCCGCGGTCGCCCGGCGAGTAAGGCCGGGTGGTGCTCATCAGCGCTTCACCTCACCGACAGGAGGACTGGGGACATCGGCTGCTGCTTGCCGTTCTGACTGTTGACTCTGCGGACCGCCGTCAGTGGGATCCACGTCTCTCCTGCCCGGACGAACCGTGAGAACACCCACTAGTTCGGCACGGTCCGTGTGACGCTGGTAACGCCATGATCACACAGAGGAAACTGACACATAACTTTCGCGTGTGACCACGACTTTTCCTCGTACGACCACTTCGGA
The sequence above is a segment of the Streptomyces sp. Je 1-369 genome. Coding sequences within it:
- a CDS encoding ATP-binding protein, with amino-acid sequence MSTTRPYSPGDRGPESEAAVADAPAERASGAPAARQVRRLSLNGASGIVPLARDYTREALHAWGWLPAESADRRAAAEDVLLVVSELVTNACLHAEGPDELWLSSDGKVLRIEVSDRGTGQPAPRTPHRAGRPGGHGMFIVQRLCLDWGVVRSPGVAGKTVWAEVGAPA